A portion of the Falco naumanni isolate bFalNau1 chromosome 9, bFalNau1.pat, whole genome shotgun sequence genome contains these proteins:
- the CXCL12 gene encoding stromal cell-derived factor 1 isoform X2: protein MDLRALALLALALAVISLSEEKPVSLTYRCPCRFYESNVARANIKHLKILSTPNCSLQIVARLKSNSKQVCIDPKLKWIQEYLEKALNKRFKM from the exons ATGGACCTCcgagccctggctctgctcgCCCTCGCCCTGGCCGTCATCTCCCTCTCGGAGG AGAAACCCGTCAGCCTGACTTACCGATGCCCCTGTCGATTCTACGAGAGCAACGTGGCAAGAGCCAACATTAAGCACCTCAAAATCCTCTCCACACCCAACTGCTCACTGCAGATCGT TGCAAGGCTCAAGAGCAACAGCAAGCAAGTGTGCATTGATCCCAAGTTAAAGTGGATCCAGGAATATCTGGAGAAAGCTTTAAACAA GAGGTTCAAGATGTAA
- the CXCL12 gene encoding stromal cell-derived factor 1 isoform X1 — protein sequence MDLRALALLALALAVISLSEEKPVSLTYRCPCRFYESNVARANIKHLKILSTPNCSLQIVARLKSNSKQVCIDPKLKWIQEYLEKALNKPRHRTHKKKQQKKRGPLCPSRATPLKSRGRKNGGSRCKRQAL from the exons ATGGACCTCcgagccctggctctgctcgCCCTCGCCCTGGCCGTCATCTCCCTCTCGGAGG AGAAACCCGTCAGCCTGACTTACCGATGCCCCTGTCGATTCTACGAGAGCAACGTGGCAAGAGCCAACATTAAGCACCTCAAAATCCTCTCCACACCCAACTGCTCACTGCAGATCGT TGCAAGGCTCAAGAGCAACAGCAAGCAAGTGTGCATTGATCCCAAGTTAAAGTGGATCCAGGAATATCTGGAGAAAGCTTTAAACAA aCCACGTCATCGCACtcataaaaaaaagcaacagaagaaacGGGGCCCACTCTGCCCTTCCCGTGCAACACCACTAAAGTCTCGTGGGAGGAAGAATG GAGGTTCAAGATGTAAGAGGCAAGCGTTGTAA